TGGAGGAGGATGACAACGGGGATTGGGATGGGCGTGGAGATGAGGAGAGGAATGGGTCAGGGTTGGAGACTGGGGATGTGGATGAGGAAGGGGACAGGGATGAGAATGGCGAtgaggacagggatgggatgggatcgGAATAGGGAATTGGGTTGGGGCTGAGGATGAGGATGGTGGATTGGAATGGAGACAGGAAAGTGCAATACCATTGGGGTCAGTGAGCCCCCAGCCGGTGGTGACGCAGGTCATGCCCCCTGGGAAGTCATCGGTGGGCTGAGGCAGGCAGACAGGGGACACACGGGCTGACAGCCGTGCTGGGGTGGCCAGTTTGAGCAGAGTGATGTCGTCGCGGATGGTCAGCATGTTGAACTTGGGGTTCTTGAAGACCTGGACAGGCAGCACCACTCCCAGTGCCCACACCCTCAGCCAGGGCGCTGGGCACTGGGGACTCCACAGGGACTGACGGGGACCATGGGGACTGAGAGGGACCCCGGGGACAGACGGGAACCCCATGGAATGGCCCTGTGGGTCCCAGGCTGATGGGGTCCCTGGGGTGCAGATTCCAGCCCCTGGGGCACAGGGGAGCAGGGAGGCAACAGGACTCTCACGGGGACCCCAGGGAGCAGACCCCAAGTCCTGGGCTGAAAGGAACCCAGGAAGCAGATCCCAGCCCTGGGGGCAGATGGGTGGACACCCCAGGGACCAGGGACACCAACAGGGACTCGGGGGGATCCCCAGGTGGGCAGACTCCAAATCCCCAGCTGAGGTGCCCCCAGGGAGCAGGTGAAAACCCCAGGCACCGACAGATGCCAGGGACCAGGACGCAGACCCCAGCCCTCGGGACGATGGGGTCACCAACAAACCCATGTCCCACCCAGGGTTGCTGCCGGCCGGGGACCTTGGGGCTGCTCAGGGCTCCACAGGGACACCCCAGGTCACACCACCTGCTGGGATGAGGGGACCCTGGGGGCCTGACCCCATCCCTTGGGGGTCCTGGGAATGGGATCCTGACCTGAGGGATGAGGGAGAGCAGGGACACCCCAGCCCAGGGATGCAGGGCACCATGGACACCCCAGGGACCCTGACCCTCAGAATATGGGGAACCAGGGACCCCCTGGGGACCCGAGCCCCAGGACAAGAGGACCCAGACCCCCAAGGTTCCCCATGGTGACTGTGGGACCCCACAGGCACACAGCCCCCACACCGGTGGTACCTTCTCGATGGTGAGCTTCTGTTCATCAGGGGAGGGTGAGGCCTGGTCATATGCGCCCACCACCACAGTGTCAGTGGTCCTGGGCACAAGCAGGTGCTGAGCACCAGGCACTGGCACAGGGATGGGGGGTTCCTTGGGGACCCCGTGCCcgtgcccagccctgctccagccagtggcagagctggtgcCTACCTGACACCGCAGTGGGCAGCGGTGACCACCCAGTATTCGCTGATCAGTGACCCGCCGCAGAAGTGGAAGCCATCATAGCGCTAGTGGGGAGAGCTGCCGTCAGCACCGCCGGCACTGCCGCCGGGGTTCTctgtgcccagctcctgccctggtAACCATCCCGGCACCCAGTATAGCACCCACCCCACCTTGGGCACTTACCTGGAGGGAGACCTGCCATGGCCAGGACCCTGGCACCGCCGGCTCCCCATTGACGATGCGGCTGTAGCCAGGGATGACGGGTTGCGATGGCGGGCACACCGCAGCCTGTGGGGCACAGGCAGATGTGGGACGGGGGCTCCAGACACCCCAGCCCCATGCTCCCCCACCGCTGCCACCCCCCTGAGCCCCTTGCCCACCCCACCGAGCCCCACAGCCCCACGCACTGTCCAGGGAGAGGGTGGCACGGGCAGAGCCCGCAAGCGCCAGGCAGCtcagcagccacagcagagccaTCGCCACTTGTGGGGACAGACCCTGTCTGGGGCCCAGTAGCTCTTACACCTGCTGCTGGGCACGTCCCTACTGCTGGCCAGAACGTAGACCCCCACCAGCACCGTCCCGTGACCCAAGCCAAGGCCACCGGCTCCAGGTGCCATGCTCCCAGGGCCTGTCCTGGCGCTGTGCCGGGCACCACGCTATCTCCCGAGGCCGCGGCGGCAAGGCCAGCAGTAGGGACGTGCCCAGCAGCAGGTATAAGAGCTACTGGGCCCCAGACAGGGTCTGTCCCCACAAGTGGCGAtggctctgctgtggctgctgaGCTGCCTGGCGCTTGCGGGCTCTGCCCGTGCCACCCTCTCCCTGGACAGTGCGTGGGGCTGTGGGGCTCGGTGGGGTGGGCAAGGGGCTCAGGGGGGTGGCAGCGGTGGGGGAGCATGGGGCTGGGGTGTCTGGAGCCCCCGTCCCACATCTGCCTGTGCCCCACAGGCTGCGGTGTGCCCGCCATCGCACCCGTCATCCCTGGCTACAGCCGCATCGTCAATGGGGAGCCGGCGGTGCCAGGGTCCTGGCCATGGCAGGTCTCCCTCCAGGTAAGTGCCCAAGGTGGGGTGGGTGCTATACTGGGTGCCGGGATGGTTaccagggcaggagctgggcacagAGAACCCCGGCGGCAGTGCCGGCGGTGCTGACGGCAGCTCTCCCCACTAGCGCTATGATGGCTTCCACTTCTGCGGCGGGTCACTGATCAGCGAATACTGGGTGGTCACCGCTGCCCACTGCGGTGTCAGGTAGgcaccagctctgccactggctggagcagggctgggcacgGGCACGGGGTCCCCAAGGAACCCCCCATCCCTGTGCCAGTGCCTGGTGCTCAGCACCTGCTTGTGCCCAGGACCACTGACACTGTGGTGGTGGGCGCATATGACCAGGCCTCACCCTCCCCTGATGAACAGAAGCTCACCATCGAGAAGGTACCACCGGTGGTGGGGGCTGTGTGCCTGTGGGGGTCCCACAGTCACCATGGGGAACCTTGGGGGTCTGGGTCCTCTTGTCCTGGGGCTCGGGTCCCCAGGGGGTCCCTGGTTCCCCATATTCTGAGGGTCAGGGTCCCTGGGGTGTCCATGGTGCCCTgcatccctgggctgggggtgtcccTGCTCTCCCTCATCCCTCAGGTCAGGATCCCATCCCCAGGACCCCCAAGGGATGGGGTCAGGCCCCCAGGGTCCCCTCATCCCAGCAGGTGGTGTGACCTGGGGTGTCCCTGTGGAGCCCTGAGCAGCCCCAAGGTCCCCGGCCGGCAGCAACCCTGGGTGGGACATGGGTTTGTTGGTGACCCCATCGTCCCGAGGGCTGGGGTCTGCGTCCTGGTCCCTGGCATCTGTCGGTGCCTGGGGTTTTCACCTGCTCCCTGGGGGCACCTCAGCTGGGGATTTGGAGTCTGCCCACCTGGGGATCCCCCCGAGTCCCTGTTGGTGTCCCTGGTCCCTGGGGTGTCCACCCATCTGCCCCCAGGGCTGGGATCTGCTTCCTGGGTTCCTTTCAGCCCAGGACTTGGGGTCTGCTCCCTGGGGTCCCCGTGAGAGTCCTGTTGCCTCCCTGCTCCCCTGTGCCCCAGGGGCTGGAATCTGCACCCCAGGGACCCCATCAGCCTGGGACCCACAGGGCCATTCCATGGGGTTCCCGTCTGTCCCCGGGGTCCCTCTCAGTCCCCATGGTCCCCGTCAGTCCCTGTGGAGTCCCCAGTGCCCAGCGCCCTGGCTGAGGGTGTGGGCACTGGGAGTGGTGCTGCCTGTCCAGGTCTTCAAGAACCCCAAGTTCAACATGCTGACCATCCGCGACGACATCACTCTGCTCAAACTGGCCACCCCAGCACGGCTGTCAGCCCGTGTGTCCCCTGTCTGCCTGCCTCAGCCCACCGATGACTTCCCAGGGGGCATGACCTGCGTCACCACCGGCTGGGGGCTCACTGACCCCAATGGTATTGCACTTTCCTGTCTCCATTCCAATCCACCATCCTCATCCTCAGCCCCAACCCAATTCCCTATTCcgatcccatcccatccctgtcctcaTCGCCATTCTCATCCCTGTCCCCTTCCTCATCCACATCCCCAGTCTCCAACCCTGACCCATTCCTCTCCTCATCTCCACGCCCATCCCAATCCCCGTTGTCATCCTCCTCCACATACCTTTCCAcatcccaatccccatccctgtcccaatTCCCATTCTCATCCCCGTCCCCGGCGCTGACACCGCCCCGCTTGCCCGCAGCCTCGGAGACTCCGACggtgctgcagcaggcagccctgcccctGCTCACCAACCCGCAGTGCAAGCAGTACTGGGGATACCGCATCGCTGATGTGATGGTGTGTGCCGGTGCTGATGGTGCCTCCTCCTGCATGGTAGgtgcccccagctccccctgccccctgccccttcctgccccatggacccccaccaccccccagcccctgtgctcaCCCGCTGCCCACAGGGCGACTCTGGGGGCCCGCTGGTGTGCCAGAAGGACGGTGTCTGGAACTTGGTGGGCATCGTctcctggggcagcagcaccTGCGACCCCAACATGCCCGGTGTCTACGCCCGCGTCACCAAGCTCCGCAACTGGATCAACTCCGTCCTGGCGGCCAACTGAGGCCGGCAATAAACGCTGCCAAACTCCCCACACTGCTTCCTCACTGTGGCGCCGGACGGGCGGGAAGGGGGCACGGGGCAGCCGAGCAACTGGGGGACGcgtggctggggacaggggcacGCGGTGGGTTTAGGGGCACTTCTCCGGGTGTGGGGACAGATGGACGGGGGGCATGGGGACACCTGGCTGGGAGGGCTGGAGGCTTGGGGACGTGTGGCCTCCCACGGGGTCAGGAACCCCCGGCCAGCTGCAGGGACACCCGGCCGGGCTTAGGGACCCCTGGCCAAGGAGGCCAGGAGGCTTGGGGACACGTGGCCTCCTCCGGGGACGCCAGAGCGAGGCAGGGGTGGGTGGCCAGGTGCAGGGACGCCTGAGCCGGCTCGGGGATGCCGGCTGTAGAGCAGGCGTGGGGCCAGGCCGGGTGTGGGAGCTCCCACGGGGACACCCGGCCGGGGAGCGGGACGCCTGGCCAGGCACGGGGGCACCTGCCCTGGCTGGGGACACCGGGGGGGTGCGGGGACAGCCGGGCGCACGTGTGGGGATAAGGCCGGCTCTGGGGACCCCCGGCCAGCTGTGGGGAcagccccgggccgggggccgggggcgcaGGGCCCccccggcggggaggggacgCTCGTCGCGGCCCCGCCAGCCGGAGCCACCTTAACGTGGCGGTGCCGGtggcggcgggaggggaggggacgggaggggaCGGGAGCGGGGGCCGGGCCCCGGGCAGGCGCTGGCCGTCCCCACCATGGCTCTGCGgcgggtgctggggctggggggggccctggggcGCCGGAGCTGCTGCTCCAAggtggggccgggcgggggggtcCCGTGGGGCACGGCGGGATGGGGGCCCCAGGGtggccctgcacccccagctGCAGGGGGGGTCCTGGGCCCCTGGGCCCCGGGCCGGACCCCGCTGCCCGCGCCCTGACGGGCCCTCGCCCCCCGCCAGCGCCCGCTGCCCCCCGACTTCGTGGAGGCCCTGAGGGCGGTGGTCGGGGGCCCCAACATCTCCACGGCCATGGCAGTGCGCGAGCAGCACGGCCACGACGAGTCCATGCACGTGTGGGTcccagggctgggacccccaggggGCAGGgtctggggaggggaagggacgtGGGGAAGGGCAGGGCCACGGGCAAGGGAAAGGACGTGGGGAAGGGCAGGGTCTGGGGAGAGGAAGGGTCTGGGTTGGGGAAGGGCCAtgggcagggaaaaaaagggtCCTGGTTCGGGGAAGGGCCGTGGGgaagagaagggtctggggagcaggaggggaaggaagggccacggggctggggaagggtctgggTTGGGGAAGGGccatggggaggggagggggcacagggaggggaagggTCTGGGCAGGGAAAGGGTCTGCGGAGGGGAAGGGAcatgggaggggggaagaggctggggaggggaagggtctCGGGGACGGTGAGGTCCGTGGGGCAGCAGTGCCGCCCTGTGCCCTCAGCTGCGCCCCGCCGGACGCCGTGGTGTGGCCCCAGGCGGTGGGGCAGGTGCAGGAGCTGGCGGCGCTCTGCTACCGCTGCCGCGTGCC
Above is a genomic segment from Harpia harpyja isolate bHarHar1 chromosome 9, bHarHar1 primary haplotype, whole genome shotgun sequence containing:
- the LOC128146323 gene encoding LOW QUALITY PROTEIN: chymotrypsinogen 2-like (The sequence of the model RefSeq protein was modified relative to this genomic sequence to represent the inferred CDS: deleted 1 base in 1 codon) → MALLWLLSCLALAGSARATLSLDSCGVPAIAPVIPGYSRIVNGEPAVPGSWPWQVSLQRYDGFHFCGGSLISEYWVVTAAHCGVRTTDTVVVGAYDQASPSPDEQKLTIEKVFKNPKFNMLTIRDDITLLKLATPARLSARVSPVCLPQPTDDFPGGMTCVTTGWGLTDPNASETPTVLQQAALPLLTNPQCKQYWGYRIADVMVCAGADGASSCMGDSGGPLVCQKDGVWNLVGIVSWGSSTCDPNMPGVYARVTKLRNWINSVLAAN
- the LOC128146324 gene encoding chymotrypsinogen 2-like isoform X1: MALLWLLSCLALAGSARATLSLDSCGVPAIAPVIPGYSRIVNGEPAVPGSWPWQVSLQRYDGFHFCGGSLISEYWVVTAAHCGVRTTDTVVVGAYDQASPSPDEQKLTIEKVFKNPKFNMLTIRDDITLLKLATPARLSARVSPVCLPQPTDDFPGGMTCVTTGWGLTDPNASETPTVLQQAALPLLTNPQCKQYWGYRIADVMVCAGADGASSCMGDSGGPLVCQKDGVWNLVGIVSWGSSTCDPNMPGVYARVTKLRNWINSVLAAN
- the LOC128146324 gene encoding chymotrypsinogen 2-like isoform X2 is translated as MALLWLLSCLALAGSARCGVPAIAPVIPGYSRIVNGEPAVPGSWPWQVSLQRYDGFHFCGGSLISEYWVVTAAHCGVRTTDTVVVGAYDQASPSPDEQKLTIEKVFKNPKFNMLTIRDDITLLKLATPARLSARVSPVCLPQPTDDFPGGMTCVTTGWGLTDPNASETPTVLQQAALPLLTNPQCKQYWGYRIADVMVCAGADGASSCMGDSGGPLVCQKDGVWNLVGIVSWGSSTCDPNMPGVYARVTKLRNWINSVLAAN